In a genomic window of Bacteroidales bacterium:
- a CDS encoding glycosyltransferase family 2 protein — MNPDEKPLVTLVIPAYNEEAILTEHLKIITEYMATLENRYSWEIVLVNDGSRDNTGPLADAFATAEPRVRVVHHPVNLNLGNALKTGFRHARGKYIVTLDLDLSYSPDHIERMLDTLVQTRADMVIASPYMKGGKVSNVPWMRKVLSRMVNRLMYIAAQEKFHTFTGMVRAYDARFVRSLNLKTKDYEINPEIMYKAFILRARIIEIPAHLNWSLQKKAGKKRTSGMRVLRGIFSGFMASFIFRPYIFFFSVGTFFFLISLYIIAWLFINGYRIYPLVQVDSAYFDDRLSATIAMLFQTRPHAFLIGGFVLLVALLFLGIGFLSLQNKRYFEEQFHIATTLLKHHRGLEENGG, encoded by the coding sequence ATGAATCCTGATGAAAAACCTCTGGTCACTCTTGTTATCCCTGCCTACAACGAAGAAGCCATCCTCACCGAACATCTGAAGATAATCACAGAATATATGGCGACTCTGGAGAACCGTTATTCCTGGGAAATTGTGCTTGTCAATGACGGAAGCAGGGACAACACCGGTCCGCTGGCCGATGCATTTGCCACTGCTGAACCCAGGGTCAGGGTTGTTCACCATCCGGTAAACCTCAACCTGGGCAATGCACTCAAAACCGGATTCCGACATGCCCGCGGCAAATATATTGTAACCCTCGATCTGGACCTCAGTTATTCTCCCGACCATATCGAACGAATGCTCGACACCCTTGTTCAGACCAGGGCCGACATGGTGATTGCCTCTCCCTACATGAAAGGAGGCAAGGTATCCAATGTTCCCTGGATGCGCAAAGTTCTGTCGCGTATGGTTAACCGGTTGATGTATATTGCCGCTCAGGAGAAATTCCATACGTTTACCGGCATGGTCAGGGCCTATGACGCGCGATTTGTCAGGTCGCTCAACCTGAAAACAAAAGATTATGAAATCAATCCGGAGATTATGTACAAAGCCTTCATCCTCCGGGCCAGGATTATTGAAATACCGGCACACCTCAACTGGAGCCTTCAGAAAAAGGCAGGAAAGAAACGTACCTCAGGCATGCGGGTTCTGCGCGGCATCTTTTCGGGGTTCATGGCCAGCTTCATCTTCCGGCCGTATATTTTCTTTTTCTCGGTTGGCACTTTCTTTTTCCTGATATCGTTGTATATCATTGCCTGGCTTTTTATTAACGGCTATAGAATTTATCCTCTGGTGCAGGTTGATTCTGCTTATTTTGACGACCGGCTGTCGGCTACCATCGCCATGCTGTTTCAGACACGGCCCCATGCCTTTCTTATCGGGGGTTTTGTTTTATTGGTTGCTTTGCTGTTTCTGGGAATCGGATTTTTGTCGCTTCAGAACAAACGTTATTTCGAGGAGCAATTCCACATTGCTACTACTTTGCTGAAGCATCACCGGGGCCTTGAAGAGAATGGAGGATGA
- a CDS encoding acyltransferase: MQADQSLSSKERFAWLDAVKGFAIIGILFNHLIEEFAPGAWFTNPSENWPGFAERMHSFFPAQENPLFSVVKIAGWLGDSFPGVFLLLSGLGLTMSAIKNPTPGFFPLSFYRKRMLRIFPLYILIHFIIVLFSVAVPQAHVAFTDYRVLLSFAGLRFTDQLFFFINPSWWFIWTLLQLYLVFPFLLLLLMKSGPRLFLVGTLLLTFVIRLLAINGIYGGDSLYYWMTGLFAGTRLAEFSAGMAMAFLLINSERFRTFWENTRRVTFLSLIVYLAGLLLSFTLAGSIVSNLLVTLGLTGITVGIWRSISGNAFSGLRKLVLGIGSISFALFLFHQAPLKWTAFFSSGIQHAILALLVIGFSFPLAAMFDKIINRINKLSFIPRRLHLIAFLLLAVVLYVSLSRTGNPFLLHVLNGFIFAGILTTLLFAAKIPVSDPFLRSGMVSLFLLFTGLLLAPHAYHKYILLLSLLFFIICMIISRIKAFRVHYTLTAFLFFAILLTGAEFLLKQLKPLEGADWGELPVLQIDDKSVYSLKPHRQTRLRYNAYDFVIKTNAQGLPGPPVPIPLPPDETRVLVVGDAFSMPEGIPYENSWIALAQKILDSLQMHVRLINGAVTGYGPREIKGRIDSLASIFKPTLVLYQFFVNDYEEAHLPPIARLKEIGLVKAPDEWLPRWFMNRQIFLHADNLIRSIKQKTNRYDWYFYYKSFLHLYQKNNNFFFTPEALHVTDSLIASVDSLCRSYQSRLLLMYIPSAIEVRNPGEINYLPAGISPADTTAFDTERGRKHLVALAAQQEIPLLDLSVPLHRASSPPYFPASWHWNQTGHETAAITFVQFLMEKLPVTNK; encoded by the coding sequence ATGCAAGCTGACCAATCCCTGTCTTCCAAAGAACGTTTTGCCTGGCTGGATGCCGTGAAAGGCTTTGCCATTATCGGAATCCTGTTCAACCACCTGATAGAAGAATTTGCTCCGGGAGCATGGTTTACCAATCCATCCGAAAACTGGCCCGGTTTTGCTGAAAGGATGCATTCGTTTTTCCCTGCTCAGGAGAATCCGCTTTTCAGCGTAGTAAAAATCGCCGGCTGGCTCGGCGACAGCTTCCCGGGAGTTTTCCTCCTGCTCAGCGGACTGGGTCTCACTATGTCGGCCATTAAAAATCCCACACCGGGATTTTTCCCTTTGTCTTTTTACCGGAAAAGAATGCTCAGGATCTTTCCGTTATATATCCTTATCCATTTTATTATTGTCCTTTTCAGCGTGGCGGTTCCCCAGGCACATGTAGCTTTTACCGACTACAGGGTTCTGCTTAGCTTTGCTGGTCTACGGTTTACCGACCAGCTCTTTTTCTTCATCAACCCTTCCTGGTGGTTTATATGGACCCTCCTTCAGCTCTATCTGGTATTCCCATTTCTGCTGCTTTTACTGATGAAGTCAGGACCCAGGCTCTTCCTGGTTGGTACCCTTCTCCTCACTTTTGTCATCCGCCTCCTTGCTATCAACGGCATCTATGGAGGGGATTCTCTTTATTACTGGATGACCGGATTGTTTGCGGGAACGCGCCTTGCCGAATTTTCTGCCGGCATGGCCATGGCTTTTTTGCTGATCAACTCTGAGCGCTTCCGCACTTTCTGGGAGAATACCCGGCGGGTAACTTTTCTGAGCCTGATTGTTTACCTGGCAGGCCTGTTACTTTCCTTTACGCTTGCCGGAAGCATTGTTTCCAATCTCCTTGTTACCCTCGGCCTTACCGGCATAACAGTTGGCATCTGGAGGTCCATTTCAGGTAATGCTTTTTCCGGTTTACGAAAACTGGTTCTCGGTATCGGAAGCATTTCTTTTGCTCTGTTTCTTTTTCATCAGGCACCGCTTAAATGGACTGCCTTTTTCTCGTCCGGGATACAACATGCCATTCTGGCTCTTCTGGTAATTGGATTCTCCTTTCCGCTGGCGGCTATGTTTGACAAAATCATCAACCGGATAAACAAGCTGTCTTTTATACCCCGAAGACTGCATCTCATTGCATTCCTGCTGCTTGCAGTTGTCCTGTATGTTTCCCTGTCGCGTACCGGAAATCCTTTCCTTCTTCATGTGCTAAACGGCTTCATCTTTGCCGGAATCCTGACCACTCTGCTTTTTGCTGCCAAAATTCCTGTTTCTGATCCCTTTCTGCGTTCCGGCATGGTTTCTTTGTTTCTTCTGTTCACCGGACTCCTGCTGGCTCCTCATGCCTATCATAAGTACATTTTGCTTCTCTCTCTGTTATTCTTCATTATCTGTATGATAATCAGCCGTATAAAAGCATTCAGGGTTCATTACACCCTTACGGCATTCTTATTTTTCGCCATCCTGCTAACGGGAGCAGAGTTCCTGCTGAAACAATTGAAACCTCTGGAAGGTGCCGACTGGGGGGAATTACCGGTTCTTCAGATCGACGACAAATCGGTATATTCACTCAAGCCACACCGGCAAACCCGGCTTCGCTACAATGCATACGATTTCGTTATAAAGACCAATGCGCAGGGTCTTCCCGGGCCTCCGGTACCGATTCCTTTGCCCCCCGATGAAACCAGGGTGCTGGTCGTGGGCGACGCATTCAGCATGCCGGAAGGGATTCCCTATGAAAATTCATGGATTGCACTGGCTCAGAAAATTCTTGACTCCCTGCAGATGCACGTGCGTCTGATAAACGGAGCTGTAACAGGATATGGACCCCGGGAAATAAAAGGACGAATCGATTCGCTTGCTTCCATTTTCAAACCCACTCTGGTCCTTTACCAGTTTTTTGTGAACGATTATGAAGAAGCACACCTTCCTCCAATTGCAAGGCTTAAGGAAATCGGCCTTGTAAAGGCACCCGATGAATGGTTGCCGCGCTGGTTCATGAACCGGCAGATTTTTCTCCATGCCGACAATCTGATCCGTTCCATTAAGCAAAAAACGAACCGTTATGACTGGTATTTCTATTACAAATCGTTTCTGCACCTTTATCAGAAAAACAACAACTTTTTCTTTACGCCTGAAGCACTGCATGTAACCGATTCGCTGATAGCCTCCGTCGATTCGTTATGCAGGTCATATCAGAGCAGGCTTCTGCTCATGTATATTCCTTCGGCCATCGAAGTGAGAAACCCCGGCGAAATTAACTATCTGCCAGCCGGAATTTCGCCTGCCGATACCACAGCATTTGATACAGAACGGGGACGGAAGCATCTTGTTGCTCTGGCCGCTCAACAGGAAATCCCCCTTCTTGACCTGAGCGTTCCTTTGCACAGGGCCTCATCACCTCCTTACTTTCCGGCGTCATGGCATTGGAATCAGACGGGACATGAAACCGCCGCCATTACATTCGTGCAATTCCTCATGGAAAAATTACCTGTAACCAACAAATAA